In one Musa acuminata AAA Group cultivar baxijiao chromosome BXJ2-5, Cavendish_Baxijiao_AAA, whole genome shotgun sequence genomic region, the following are encoded:
- the LOC135612689 gene encoding protein ENHANCED DISEASE RESISTANCE 2-like isoform X1, translated as MSKVVYEGWMVRYGRRKIGRSFIHMRYFVLETRVLAYYKRKPQDNVVPIKTLLIDGNCRVEDRGLKTHHGHMVYVLCVYNKKEKYHRITMAAFNIQEALIWKEKIELVIDQQDSTTATGNKIFSSFPYKSAVDNGRNVSSSDRDSQCSPEEEEEEESHPTLSRRTTIGNGPPDSILDWTRDVDSGLSNDNNSDQVFSRKHWRLVRCQNGLRIFEELVEVDYLPRSCSKAMKAVGIVEATCESIFQLVMRMDGTRFEWDCSFQYGSLVEEVDGHTAILYHRLQLDWFPVLCVRFVWPRDLCYVRYWRRNDDGSYVVLFRSREHVNCSPQPGFVRAHVESGGFKISPLKPRDGRVRTQVQHLMQIDLKGWGVGYLPSFQQHCLIQMLNSVAGLREWFSQTDENHDVSKIPLMVNMTAQTISIKKDRKTQENSVHPNSSLYHMQAASRHSVILDEDSDEDEDYQIPEPEQEAYPVKLENDLKKAVLDEEPSESIDLSEFSGNLRHDDRDKSRNCWRISDGNNFRVRSKHFIYDKTKIPGGRHLMELVAVDWFKDAKRIDHVARRKGCAVQVASEKGLFSLVINVQVPASTHYSMVFYFVSKPLVPGSLLQLFVDGDDEFRNSRFKLIPAVPKGSWIVRQSVGSTPCLLGKAVDCTYIRGSEYLEIDVDIGSSTVANGVLGIVFGVITTLVVDMAFLVQANTYDELPERLIGAVRVSHVELSSAIVPSFEANSPDG; from the exons ATGTCAAAGGTGGTTTACGAGGGATGGATGGTGCGTTATGGAAGGCGGAAGATTGGGCGATCGTTCATCCATATGCGGTACTTCGTGCTCGAGACCAGAGTCCTCGCGTACTACAAGAGGAAACCTCAGGATAACGTG GTGCCGATCAAGACACTTCTTATAGATGGAAACTGCAGAGTGGAGGATAGAGGGCTTAAGACGCACCATGGTCAT ATGGTTTATGTTTTATGTGTTTACAACAAGAAAGAGAAGTATCATCGAATTACG ATGGCGGCGTTTAACATTCAGGAGGCTCTGATCTGGAAGGAAAAAATTGAGCTTGTTATTGATCAG CAAGATTCTACAACTGCTACTGGAAACAAGATATTTTCTTCATTTCCATATAAATCAGCGGTGGATAATGGAAGGAATGTTTCCTCCTCTGACCGGGATAGTCA GTGTAgtcctgaagaagaagaagaggaagagagccATCCTACTTTGTCAAGGAGAACAACCATAGGAAATG GCCCTCCTGATTCCATACTTGACTGGACCCGTGATGTTGATTCAGGCTTGTCGAATGACAACAATTCTGATCAAGTCTTCTCTAGGAAACATTGGCGTCTAGTGAGATGCCAGAATG GGCTTCGCATTTTTGAGGAGCTTGTAGAAGTAGACTATCTT CCAAGGAGTTGTAGTAAAGCAATGAAGGCTGTTGGCATTGTGGAAGCTACATGTGAATCTATTTTCCAGCTTGTGATGAGGATGGATGGAACACGTTTTGA GTGGGATTGCAGCTTTCAGTATGGCAGTTTGGTTGAGGAGGTGGATGGTCATACTGCGATACTCTATCATAGGCTGCAGCTGGACTGGTTTCCAGT ATTGTGTGTCAGGTTTGTGTGGCCTCGTGATCTATGCTATGTGCGCTATTGGAGACGTAATGATGATGGAAGTTATG TTGTTTTATTCCGTTCAAGGGAGCATGTAAATTGTAGTCCACAACCAGGATTTGTTAGAGCCCATGTTGAGA GTGGGGGATTCAAGATTTCTCCCTTGAAACCACGTGATGGGAGAGTACGGACACAAGTACAGCATCTTATGCAAATTGATCTGAAAGGATGGGGTGTTGGTTATCTCCCATCATTTCAGCAACATTGTTTGATTCAGATGTTGAACAGCGTTGCTG GGCTCCGTGAATGGTTCTCTCAAACAGATGAAAACCATGATGTATCAAAGATTCCATTGATGGTCAATATGACTGCACAAACAATTTCTATTAAGAAGGATAGGAAAACACAGGAAAATTCTGTTCATCCTAATTCTTCACTGTATCATATGCAAGCTGCTAGCAGACATTCTGTCATATTGGATGAAGATTCTGATGAAGATGAAGATTATCAAATTCCAGAGCCTGAACAAGAG GCTTACCCAGTCAAACTTGAAAATGATCTTAAAAAGGCTG TTTTGGATGAGGAACCTTCAGAATCAATTGATTTATCAGAATTTTCTGGCAATTTACGGCATGATGACCGTGATAAAAGCCGTAACTGTTGGAGAATATCTGATGGGAACAATTTCAGAGTTCGAAGTAAACACTTCATATATGACAAAACCAAG ATACCTGGAGGAAGGCATCTTATGGAGCTTGTAGCAGTTGATTGGTTTAAGGATGCCAAGCGAATCGACCATGTTGCTAGGCGAAAAGGCTGTGCAGTTCAG GTGGCCTCAGAGAAGGGACTGTTCTCTTTGGTGATAAATGTGCAA GTTCCAGCTTCAACTCATTACAGTATGGTATTCTACTTTGTGTCAAAACCATTGGTTCCTGGATCATTACTGCAGCTTTTTGTTGACGGTGATGATGAGTTCCGAAACAGTAGGTTCAAGCTTATTCCAGCAGTTCCTAAG GGCTCCTGGATTGTGCGTCAGAGTGTTGGAAGCACTCCATGTTTATTAGGCAAAGCAGTTGATTGTACCTACATTCGTGGATCAGAATACCTCGAA ATCGATGTTGATATTGGTTCTTCTACAGTGGCTAATGGGGTATTGGGAATTGTTTTTGGTGTGATTACAACATTAGTAGTTGACATGGCTTTTCTTGTGCAG GCAAACACTTATGATGAGCTTCCGGAACGGCTTATTGGTGCTGTTCGGGTATCACATGTGGAGCTGTCATCTGCCATAGTACCATCGTTTGAAGCTAATTCTCCAGATGGATGA
- the LOC135612689 gene encoding protein ENHANCED DISEASE RESISTANCE 2-like isoform X2 produces MSKVVYEGWMVRYGRRKIGRSFIHMRYFVLETRVLAYYKRKPQDNVVPIKTLLIDGNCRVEDRGLKTHHGHMVYVLCVYNKKEKYHRITMAAFNIQEALIWKEKIELVIDQQDSTTATGNKIFSSFPYKSAVDNGRNVSSSDRDSQCSPEEEEEEESHPTLSRRTTIGNGPPDSILDWTRDVDSGLSNDNNSDQVFSRKHWRLVRCQNGLRIFEELVEVDYLPRSCSKAMKAVGIVEATCESIFQLVMRMDGTRFEWDCSFQYGSLVEEVDGHTAILYHRLQLDWFPVFVWPRDLCYVRYWRRNDDGSYVVLFRSREHVNCSPQPGFVRAHVESGGFKISPLKPRDGRVRTQVQHLMQIDLKGWGVGYLPSFQQHCLIQMLNSVAGLREWFSQTDENHDVSKIPLMVNMTAQTISIKKDRKTQENSVHPNSSLYHMQAASRHSVILDEDSDEDEDYQIPEPEQEAYPVKLENDLKKAVLDEEPSESIDLSEFSGNLRHDDRDKSRNCWRISDGNNFRVRSKHFIYDKTKIPGGRHLMELVAVDWFKDAKRIDHVARRKGCAVQVASEKGLFSLVINVQVPASTHYSMVFYFVSKPLVPGSLLQLFVDGDDEFRNSRFKLIPAVPKGSWIVRQSVGSTPCLLGKAVDCTYIRGSEYLEIDVDIGSSTVANGVLGIVFGVITTLVVDMAFLVQANTYDELPERLIGAVRVSHVELSSAIVPSFEANSPDG; encoded by the exons ATGTCAAAGGTGGTTTACGAGGGATGGATGGTGCGTTATGGAAGGCGGAAGATTGGGCGATCGTTCATCCATATGCGGTACTTCGTGCTCGAGACCAGAGTCCTCGCGTACTACAAGAGGAAACCTCAGGATAACGTG GTGCCGATCAAGACACTTCTTATAGATGGAAACTGCAGAGTGGAGGATAGAGGGCTTAAGACGCACCATGGTCAT ATGGTTTATGTTTTATGTGTTTACAACAAGAAAGAGAAGTATCATCGAATTACG ATGGCGGCGTTTAACATTCAGGAGGCTCTGATCTGGAAGGAAAAAATTGAGCTTGTTATTGATCAG CAAGATTCTACAACTGCTACTGGAAACAAGATATTTTCTTCATTTCCATATAAATCAGCGGTGGATAATGGAAGGAATGTTTCCTCCTCTGACCGGGATAGTCA GTGTAgtcctgaagaagaagaagaggaagagagccATCCTACTTTGTCAAGGAGAACAACCATAGGAAATG GCCCTCCTGATTCCATACTTGACTGGACCCGTGATGTTGATTCAGGCTTGTCGAATGACAACAATTCTGATCAAGTCTTCTCTAGGAAACATTGGCGTCTAGTGAGATGCCAGAATG GGCTTCGCATTTTTGAGGAGCTTGTAGAAGTAGACTATCTT CCAAGGAGTTGTAGTAAAGCAATGAAGGCTGTTGGCATTGTGGAAGCTACATGTGAATCTATTTTCCAGCTTGTGATGAGGATGGATGGAACACGTTTTGA GTGGGATTGCAGCTTTCAGTATGGCAGTTTGGTTGAGGAGGTGGATGGTCATACTGCGATACTCTATCATAGGCTGCAGCTGGACTGGTTTCCAGT GTTTGTGTGGCCTCGTGATCTATGCTATGTGCGCTATTGGAGACGTAATGATGATGGAAGTTATG TTGTTTTATTCCGTTCAAGGGAGCATGTAAATTGTAGTCCACAACCAGGATTTGTTAGAGCCCATGTTGAGA GTGGGGGATTCAAGATTTCTCCCTTGAAACCACGTGATGGGAGAGTACGGACACAAGTACAGCATCTTATGCAAATTGATCTGAAAGGATGGGGTGTTGGTTATCTCCCATCATTTCAGCAACATTGTTTGATTCAGATGTTGAACAGCGTTGCTG GGCTCCGTGAATGGTTCTCTCAAACAGATGAAAACCATGATGTATCAAAGATTCCATTGATGGTCAATATGACTGCACAAACAATTTCTATTAAGAAGGATAGGAAAACACAGGAAAATTCTGTTCATCCTAATTCTTCACTGTATCATATGCAAGCTGCTAGCAGACATTCTGTCATATTGGATGAAGATTCTGATGAAGATGAAGATTATCAAATTCCAGAGCCTGAACAAGAG GCTTACCCAGTCAAACTTGAAAATGATCTTAAAAAGGCTG TTTTGGATGAGGAACCTTCAGAATCAATTGATTTATCAGAATTTTCTGGCAATTTACGGCATGATGACCGTGATAAAAGCCGTAACTGTTGGAGAATATCTGATGGGAACAATTTCAGAGTTCGAAGTAAACACTTCATATATGACAAAACCAAG ATACCTGGAGGAAGGCATCTTATGGAGCTTGTAGCAGTTGATTGGTTTAAGGATGCCAAGCGAATCGACCATGTTGCTAGGCGAAAAGGCTGTGCAGTTCAG GTGGCCTCAGAGAAGGGACTGTTCTCTTTGGTGATAAATGTGCAA GTTCCAGCTTCAACTCATTACAGTATGGTATTCTACTTTGTGTCAAAACCATTGGTTCCTGGATCATTACTGCAGCTTTTTGTTGACGGTGATGATGAGTTCCGAAACAGTAGGTTCAAGCTTATTCCAGCAGTTCCTAAG GGCTCCTGGATTGTGCGTCAGAGTGTTGGAAGCACTCCATGTTTATTAGGCAAAGCAGTTGATTGTACCTACATTCGTGGATCAGAATACCTCGAA ATCGATGTTGATATTGGTTCTTCTACAGTGGCTAATGGGGTATTGGGAATTGTTTTTGGTGTGATTACAACATTAGTAGTTGACATGGCTTTTCTTGTGCAG GCAAACACTTATGATGAGCTTCCGGAACGGCTTATTGGTGCTGTTCGGGTATCACATGTGGAGCTGTCATCTGCCATAGTACCATCGTTTGAAGCTAATTCTCCAGATGGATGA
- the LOC135612689 gene encoding protein ENHANCED DISEASE RESISTANCE 2-like isoform X3 yields MSKVVYEGWMVRYGRRKIGRSFIHMRYFVLETRVLAYYKRKPQDNVVPIKTLLIDGNCRVEDRGLKTHHGHMVYVLCVYNKKEKYHRITMAAFNIQEALIWKEKIELVIDQQDSTTATGNKIFSSFPYKSAVDNGRNVSSSDRDSQCSPEEEEEEESHPTLSRRTTIGNGPPDSILDWTRDVDSGLSNDNNSDQVFSRKHWRLVRCQNGLRIFEELVEVDYLPRSCSKAMKAVGIVEATCESIFQLVMRMDGTRFEWDCSFQYGSLVEEVDGHTAILYHRLQLDWFPVLCVRFVWPRDLCYVRYWRRNDDGSYGLREWFSQTDENHDVSKIPLMVNMTAQTISIKKDRKTQENSVHPNSSLYHMQAASRHSVILDEDSDEDEDYQIPEPEQEAYPVKLENDLKKAVLDEEPSESIDLSEFSGNLRHDDRDKSRNCWRISDGNNFRVRSKHFIYDKTKIPGGRHLMELVAVDWFKDAKRIDHVARRKGCAVQVASEKGLFSLVINVQVPASTHYSMVFYFVSKPLVPGSLLQLFVDGDDEFRNSRFKLIPAVPKGSWIVRQSVGSTPCLLGKAVDCTYIRGSEYLEIDVDIGSSTVANGVLGIVFGVITTLVVDMAFLVQANTYDELPERLIGAVRVSHVELSSAIVPSFEANSPDG; encoded by the exons ATGTCAAAGGTGGTTTACGAGGGATGGATGGTGCGTTATGGAAGGCGGAAGATTGGGCGATCGTTCATCCATATGCGGTACTTCGTGCTCGAGACCAGAGTCCTCGCGTACTACAAGAGGAAACCTCAGGATAACGTG GTGCCGATCAAGACACTTCTTATAGATGGAAACTGCAGAGTGGAGGATAGAGGGCTTAAGACGCACCATGGTCAT ATGGTTTATGTTTTATGTGTTTACAACAAGAAAGAGAAGTATCATCGAATTACG ATGGCGGCGTTTAACATTCAGGAGGCTCTGATCTGGAAGGAAAAAATTGAGCTTGTTATTGATCAG CAAGATTCTACAACTGCTACTGGAAACAAGATATTTTCTTCATTTCCATATAAATCAGCGGTGGATAATGGAAGGAATGTTTCCTCCTCTGACCGGGATAGTCA GTGTAgtcctgaagaagaagaagaggaagagagccATCCTACTTTGTCAAGGAGAACAACCATAGGAAATG GCCCTCCTGATTCCATACTTGACTGGACCCGTGATGTTGATTCAGGCTTGTCGAATGACAACAATTCTGATCAAGTCTTCTCTAGGAAACATTGGCGTCTAGTGAGATGCCAGAATG GGCTTCGCATTTTTGAGGAGCTTGTAGAAGTAGACTATCTT CCAAGGAGTTGTAGTAAAGCAATGAAGGCTGTTGGCATTGTGGAAGCTACATGTGAATCTATTTTCCAGCTTGTGATGAGGATGGATGGAACACGTTTTGA GTGGGATTGCAGCTTTCAGTATGGCAGTTTGGTTGAGGAGGTGGATGGTCATACTGCGATACTCTATCATAGGCTGCAGCTGGACTGGTTTCCAGT ATTGTGTGTCAGGTTTGTGTGGCCTCGTGATCTATGCTATGTGCGCTATTGGAGACGTAATGATGATGGAAGTTATG GGCTCCGTGAATGGTTCTCTCAAACAGATGAAAACCATGATGTATCAAAGATTCCATTGATGGTCAATATGACTGCACAAACAATTTCTATTAAGAAGGATAGGAAAACACAGGAAAATTCTGTTCATCCTAATTCTTCACTGTATCATATGCAAGCTGCTAGCAGACATTCTGTCATATTGGATGAAGATTCTGATGAAGATGAAGATTATCAAATTCCAGAGCCTGAACAAGAG GCTTACCCAGTCAAACTTGAAAATGATCTTAAAAAGGCTG TTTTGGATGAGGAACCTTCAGAATCAATTGATTTATCAGAATTTTCTGGCAATTTACGGCATGATGACCGTGATAAAAGCCGTAACTGTTGGAGAATATCTGATGGGAACAATTTCAGAGTTCGAAGTAAACACTTCATATATGACAAAACCAAG ATACCTGGAGGAAGGCATCTTATGGAGCTTGTAGCAGTTGATTGGTTTAAGGATGCCAAGCGAATCGACCATGTTGCTAGGCGAAAAGGCTGTGCAGTTCAG GTGGCCTCAGAGAAGGGACTGTTCTCTTTGGTGATAAATGTGCAA GTTCCAGCTTCAACTCATTACAGTATGGTATTCTACTTTGTGTCAAAACCATTGGTTCCTGGATCATTACTGCAGCTTTTTGTTGACGGTGATGATGAGTTCCGAAACAGTAGGTTCAAGCTTATTCCAGCAGTTCCTAAG GGCTCCTGGATTGTGCGTCAGAGTGTTGGAAGCACTCCATGTTTATTAGGCAAAGCAGTTGATTGTACCTACATTCGTGGATCAGAATACCTCGAA ATCGATGTTGATATTGGTTCTTCTACAGTGGCTAATGGGGTATTGGGAATTGTTTTTGGTGTGATTACAACATTAGTAGTTGACATGGCTTTTCTTGTGCAG GCAAACACTTATGATGAGCTTCCGGAACGGCTTATTGGTGCTGTTCGGGTATCACATGTGGAGCTGTCATCTGCCATAGTACCATCGTTTGAAGCTAATTCTCCAGATGGATGA
- the LOC135612689 gene encoding protein ENHANCED DISEASE RESISTANCE 2-like isoform X4, producing MSKVVYEGWMVRYGRRKIGRSFIHMRYFVLETRVLAYYKRKPQDNVVPIKTLLIDGNCRVEDRGLKTHHGHMVYVLCVYNKKEKYHRITMAAFNIQEALIWKEKIELVIDQQDSTTATGNKIFSSFPYKSAVDNGRNVSSSDRDSQCSPEEEEEEESHPTLSRRTTIGNGPPDSILDWTRDVDSGLSNDNNSDQVFSRKHWRLVRCQNGLRIFEELVEVDYLPRSCSKAMKAVGIVEATCESIFQLVMRMDGTRFEWDCSFQYGSLVEEVDGHTAILYHRLQLDWFPVFVWPRDLCYVRYWRRNDDGSYGLREWFSQTDENHDVSKIPLMVNMTAQTISIKKDRKTQENSVHPNSSLYHMQAASRHSVILDEDSDEDEDYQIPEPEQEAYPVKLENDLKKAVLDEEPSESIDLSEFSGNLRHDDRDKSRNCWRISDGNNFRVRSKHFIYDKTKIPGGRHLMELVAVDWFKDAKRIDHVARRKGCAVQVASEKGLFSLVINVQVPASTHYSMVFYFVSKPLVPGSLLQLFVDGDDEFRNSRFKLIPAVPKGSWIVRQSVGSTPCLLGKAVDCTYIRGSEYLEIDVDIGSSTVANGVLGIVFGVITTLVVDMAFLVQANTYDELPERLIGAVRVSHVELSSAIVPSFEANSPDG from the exons ATGTCAAAGGTGGTTTACGAGGGATGGATGGTGCGTTATGGAAGGCGGAAGATTGGGCGATCGTTCATCCATATGCGGTACTTCGTGCTCGAGACCAGAGTCCTCGCGTACTACAAGAGGAAACCTCAGGATAACGTG GTGCCGATCAAGACACTTCTTATAGATGGAAACTGCAGAGTGGAGGATAGAGGGCTTAAGACGCACCATGGTCAT ATGGTTTATGTTTTATGTGTTTACAACAAGAAAGAGAAGTATCATCGAATTACG ATGGCGGCGTTTAACATTCAGGAGGCTCTGATCTGGAAGGAAAAAATTGAGCTTGTTATTGATCAG CAAGATTCTACAACTGCTACTGGAAACAAGATATTTTCTTCATTTCCATATAAATCAGCGGTGGATAATGGAAGGAATGTTTCCTCCTCTGACCGGGATAGTCA GTGTAgtcctgaagaagaagaagaggaagagagccATCCTACTTTGTCAAGGAGAACAACCATAGGAAATG GCCCTCCTGATTCCATACTTGACTGGACCCGTGATGTTGATTCAGGCTTGTCGAATGACAACAATTCTGATCAAGTCTTCTCTAGGAAACATTGGCGTCTAGTGAGATGCCAGAATG GGCTTCGCATTTTTGAGGAGCTTGTAGAAGTAGACTATCTT CCAAGGAGTTGTAGTAAAGCAATGAAGGCTGTTGGCATTGTGGAAGCTACATGTGAATCTATTTTCCAGCTTGTGATGAGGATGGATGGAACACGTTTTGA GTGGGATTGCAGCTTTCAGTATGGCAGTTTGGTTGAGGAGGTGGATGGTCATACTGCGATACTCTATCATAGGCTGCAGCTGGACTGGTTTCCAGT GTTTGTGTGGCCTCGTGATCTATGCTATGTGCGCTATTGGAGACGTAATGATGATGGAAGTTATG GGCTCCGTGAATGGTTCTCTCAAACAGATGAAAACCATGATGTATCAAAGATTCCATTGATGGTCAATATGACTGCACAAACAATTTCTATTAAGAAGGATAGGAAAACACAGGAAAATTCTGTTCATCCTAATTCTTCACTGTATCATATGCAAGCTGCTAGCAGACATTCTGTCATATTGGATGAAGATTCTGATGAAGATGAAGATTATCAAATTCCAGAGCCTGAACAAGAG GCTTACCCAGTCAAACTTGAAAATGATCTTAAAAAGGCTG TTTTGGATGAGGAACCTTCAGAATCAATTGATTTATCAGAATTTTCTGGCAATTTACGGCATGATGACCGTGATAAAAGCCGTAACTGTTGGAGAATATCTGATGGGAACAATTTCAGAGTTCGAAGTAAACACTTCATATATGACAAAACCAAG ATACCTGGAGGAAGGCATCTTATGGAGCTTGTAGCAGTTGATTGGTTTAAGGATGCCAAGCGAATCGACCATGTTGCTAGGCGAAAAGGCTGTGCAGTTCAG GTGGCCTCAGAGAAGGGACTGTTCTCTTTGGTGATAAATGTGCAA GTTCCAGCTTCAACTCATTACAGTATGGTATTCTACTTTGTGTCAAAACCATTGGTTCCTGGATCATTACTGCAGCTTTTTGTTGACGGTGATGATGAGTTCCGAAACAGTAGGTTCAAGCTTATTCCAGCAGTTCCTAAG GGCTCCTGGATTGTGCGTCAGAGTGTTGGAAGCACTCCATGTTTATTAGGCAAAGCAGTTGATTGTACCTACATTCGTGGATCAGAATACCTCGAA ATCGATGTTGATATTGGTTCTTCTACAGTGGCTAATGGGGTATTGGGAATTGTTTTTGGTGTGATTACAACATTAGTAGTTGACATGGCTTTTCTTGTGCAG GCAAACACTTATGATGAGCTTCCGGAACGGCTTATTGGTGCTGTTCGGGTATCACATGTGGAGCTGTCATCTGCCATAGTACCATCGTTTGAAGCTAATTCTCCAGATGGATGA
- the LOC135612689 gene encoding protein ENHANCED DISEASE RESISTANCE 2-like isoform X5, whose protein sequence is MSKVVYEGWMVRYGRRKIGRSFIHMRYFVLETRVLAYYKRKPQDNVVPIKTLLIDGNCRVEDRGLKTHHGHMVYVLCVYNKKEKYHRITMAAFNIQEALIWKEKIELVIDQQDSTTATGNKIFSSFPYKSAVDNGRNVSSSDRDSQCSPEEEEEEESHPTLSRRTTIGNGPPDSILDWTRDVDSGLSNDNNSDQVFSRKHWRLVRCQNGLRIFEELVEVDYLPRSCSKAMKAVGIVEATCESIFQLVMRMDGTRFEWDCSFQYGSLVEEVDGHTAILYHRLQLDWFPVLCVRFVWPRDLCYVRYWRRNDDGSYVVLFRSREHVNCSPQPGFVRAHVESGGFKISPLKPRDGRVRTQVQHLMQIDLKGWGVGYLPSFQQHCLIQMLNSVAGLREWFSQTDENHDVSKIPLMVNMTAQTISIKKDRKTQENSVHPNSSLYHMQAASRHSVILDEDSDEDEDYQIPEPEQEAYPVKLENDLKKAVLDEEPSESIDLSEFSGNLRHDDRDKSRNCWRISDGNNFRVRSKHFIYDKTKIPGGRHLMELVAVDWFKDAKRIDHVARRKGCAVQVASEKGLFSLVINVQVPASTHYSMVFYFVSKPLVPGSLLQLFVDGDDEFRNRLLDCASECWKHSMFIRQSS, encoded by the exons ATGTCAAAGGTGGTTTACGAGGGATGGATGGTGCGTTATGGAAGGCGGAAGATTGGGCGATCGTTCATCCATATGCGGTACTTCGTGCTCGAGACCAGAGTCCTCGCGTACTACAAGAGGAAACCTCAGGATAACGTG GTGCCGATCAAGACACTTCTTATAGATGGAAACTGCAGAGTGGAGGATAGAGGGCTTAAGACGCACCATGGTCAT ATGGTTTATGTTTTATGTGTTTACAACAAGAAAGAGAAGTATCATCGAATTACG ATGGCGGCGTTTAACATTCAGGAGGCTCTGATCTGGAAGGAAAAAATTGAGCTTGTTATTGATCAG CAAGATTCTACAACTGCTACTGGAAACAAGATATTTTCTTCATTTCCATATAAATCAGCGGTGGATAATGGAAGGAATGTTTCCTCCTCTGACCGGGATAGTCA GTGTAgtcctgaagaagaagaagaggaagagagccATCCTACTTTGTCAAGGAGAACAACCATAGGAAATG GCCCTCCTGATTCCATACTTGACTGGACCCGTGATGTTGATTCAGGCTTGTCGAATGACAACAATTCTGATCAAGTCTTCTCTAGGAAACATTGGCGTCTAGTGAGATGCCAGAATG GGCTTCGCATTTTTGAGGAGCTTGTAGAAGTAGACTATCTT CCAAGGAGTTGTAGTAAAGCAATGAAGGCTGTTGGCATTGTGGAAGCTACATGTGAATCTATTTTCCAGCTTGTGATGAGGATGGATGGAACACGTTTTGA GTGGGATTGCAGCTTTCAGTATGGCAGTTTGGTTGAGGAGGTGGATGGTCATACTGCGATACTCTATCATAGGCTGCAGCTGGACTGGTTTCCAGT ATTGTGTGTCAGGTTTGTGTGGCCTCGTGATCTATGCTATGTGCGCTATTGGAGACGTAATGATGATGGAAGTTATG TTGTTTTATTCCGTTCAAGGGAGCATGTAAATTGTAGTCCACAACCAGGATTTGTTAGAGCCCATGTTGAGA GTGGGGGATTCAAGATTTCTCCCTTGAAACCACGTGATGGGAGAGTACGGACACAAGTACAGCATCTTATGCAAATTGATCTGAAAGGATGGGGTGTTGGTTATCTCCCATCATTTCAGCAACATTGTTTGATTCAGATGTTGAACAGCGTTGCTG GGCTCCGTGAATGGTTCTCTCAAACAGATGAAAACCATGATGTATCAAAGATTCCATTGATGGTCAATATGACTGCACAAACAATTTCTATTAAGAAGGATAGGAAAACACAGGAAAATTCTGTTCATCCTAATTCTTCACTGTATCATATGCAAGCTGCTAGCAGACATTCTGTCATATTGGATGAAGATTCTGATGAAGATGAAGATTATCAAATTCCAGAGCCTGAACAAGAG GCTTACCCAGTCAAACTTGAAAATGATCTTAAAAAGGCTG TTTTGGATGAGGAACCTTCAGAATCAATTGATTTATCAGAATTTTCTGGCAATTTACGGCATGATGACCGTGATAAAAGCCGTAACTGTTGGAGAATATCTGATGGGAACAATTTCAGAGTTCGAAGTAAACACTTCATATATGACAAAACCAAG ATACCTGGAGGAAGGCATCTTATGGAGCTTGTAGCAGTTGATTGGTTTAAGGATGCCAAGCGAATCGACCATGTTGCTAGGCGAAAAGGCTGTGCAGTTCAG GTGGCCTCAGAGAAGGGACTGTTCTCTTTGGTGATAAATGTGCAA GTTCCAGCTTCAACTCATTACAGTATGGTATTCTACTTTGTGTCAAAACCATTGGTTCCTGGATCATTACTGCAGCTTTTTGTTGACGGTGATGATGAGTTCCGAAACA GGCTCCTGGATTGTGCGTCAGAGTGTTGGAAGCACTCCATGTTTATTAGGCAAAGCAGTTGA